The Halorubrum sp. BV1 sequence GCTCGAAATCACCGTGCGCGACGACAACGTCGGAGCCGCGCTCGTGTTGGCCGCGCCGACGGCGACGATCGACTTCGCCGACCTCGCGGACGCGATAGAGGCCGTAAGCGGGGAGATGGACGCACCCGTGGCCGCCTGCCTGATGGGCGGCGACCGGACCCGCGAGCCGAAACAGCAGCTGCAGTCGAAGGGGATCCCCTGCTACTTCGACCCCGCCCGCGCCATCGACAGTCTCGCGACGCTCGCGGAGTACCGCGATATCAAGACGCGCGAGTACGCGGACCCGATGACGTTCGACGTGGACCGCGAGCGCGCTCGCGGGATCCTAGAGACGGTGCGCGAGCGCGACGATAATCGCTTAGGCGTCGAGGCGATGGAGCTTCTCGACGCGTACGGGATCGCCACGCCCGCGGGCGAGATCGTCGACTCGCCGGAGCGCGCCCGGGAGGTCGCTGCCGAGATCGACGGGGACGTGGTGATGAAGATCGTCTCGCCCGACATCCTCCACAAGTCCGACATCGGCGGCGTCGCCGTCGGCGTCGAAGACGGCGACGTCGCGGACACCTACGAGACCCTGATCACTCGCGCGCGAAACTACCAGCCCGACGCGGCCATCCTCGGCGTACAGGTGCAGGAGATGGTCGAATTAGACGACGGCGTCGAGACGATCGTCGGTATGAACCGCGACCCGCAGTTCGGTCCGCTGTTGATGTTCGGACTCGGCGGAATCTTCGTGGAGGTGATGGAAGACACCACCTTCCGCGTCGCGCCCGTCTCGAAGCCGGAAGCCAGAGAGATGACAGAGGAGATCCAGTCTGCCCCTCTCCTTCGCGGGGCGCGCGGGCGCGACTCCGTCGACGTCGACGCCGTGATCGAGACGATCGGTCGGCTCTCACAGCTGGTCACCGACTTTCCCGCGATCCTCGAACTCGATATCAACCCCCTCGTCGCACTGCCCGACGACGACGGCGGCACGAACGCCGCCGCCGTCGACGTGAGACTCACCGTCGACCCGGAAGAACTCGACTCGGAGGAACCCGACCAATGACAGACACACCCACGACACTCGTCACCGCGACCGGAGAACACGTCGGAAAGACCGCGATCACCGTCGCCCTCGCGCGGCTCGCCGCCGACCGCGACCGCAGCGTCGGCTACATGAAGCCGAAGGGGACCCGGCTCCAGTCGAACGTCGGCAAAACGCTCGATCAGGACCCCATGCTGGCCCGCGAGGTGCTCGGATTAGACGCCGAGATGCACCAGATGGAGCCGGTCGTCTACTCGCCAACGTTCGTCGAGGGCGCGATCCGCGGCACTGAGGACCCGGACGCGCTGCGCGACCGGATCCGGGAGGAGTACGAGGCGCTCGCGGCCGACCGCGACCACATGTTCGTCGAGGGCGGCGGGAGCTGGACCACGGGCGGCGTGGTCGACCTGACCGACGTCGACGTCGCGGACCTGTTCGACGCGCGCGTCGTCTTGGCCGCCGAGTACGCGTCGCCGAACGATCTCGACGAAGTGCTCGCGGCCGCCGACGCCTTCGGTGACCGGCTCGCCGGCGTCGTGTTCAACAAGGTCTCGGACGACGCGTTCGACTCGCTCGACCAAGACGGGATCCCGTTCCTCGAATCGAAGGGCATCACCGTCTTCGGCGCGATTCCGCACGAGAAGGAGCTCGCCGGCGTCACCGTCGGCGAACTCGCCGACGAGCTGGGCGCGGAGCTACTGACCGACGCGCCGACCGACGCGTTCGTGGAGCGGTTCCTCGTGGGCGCGATGGGCGGCGACGAAGCGCTCCGCTACTTCCGGCGCGCGCGCGACGCCGCCGTGATAACCGGCGGCGACCGCGCGGACGTCCAGACCGCGGCGCTCGATGCCTCGGGTGTCGCGTGTCTCGTTCTCACGGGCGGCCATCGACCGTCCGGAGCGGTGCTCGGCAAGGCCGCGGACGCCGGCACGCCCGTTCTCGCGGTGAACACCGACACCGTCACCACCATCGACCGGGCGGAGGGCATCGTCCGCGGCGGTCGCACCCGCGACGCGCGCACCGTTGAACGGATGGCAGCGCTGCTCGACGCGCACGTCGACGTCGACGGGCTCCTCTGAGGCGGGAGAGGCCGGCTGGATCGCAACGGGGACCCGACTCCGGACGTTCACCGGGCGATCCCGTCGCCGTCGACCGACACGGGCGAACGTCTGACATACTGTTTTCAGGGAGGACGACGTAGGCCGCCTATGACCAGTCTCTCGGAGGCGTACGGTGGACGGGGACGCTCCGAGGTAGATCCGCGTCGGCTGTACCTCGGCGTGGGCTCGTTCGTCGTCGGTGCGCTCCTGCTCGTCGCCGGAATTCTCGTGGCCGCAGAGGTAGTGCTCCCGAGCGGCTATGGCTCCGGTGCGGCGCGGCGGGTCGGCGGCGTGCTCGGCGGCGTGGGCGTCCCCCTGTTGTTGCTCGGCGTGATGACCGTGCTGCCGGCGAATCGGACCACCCGGGCGACGGCCGTGATCGGAGCCGCAGTCATGTGTCTCGGCGTCGCGCTGTTCGCGTACGCGTACCCGTACCACTGGGTCGGCGGCCCGCGCCCCGAGTTAACCGACCTCACGCTCCCGACCGCGGGACTGTACTTCCTCGGCGCGGCGACGACGATGTGGAGCGTGTTCGTCGGCGTCGCCAACTTCAAGACGCGGAACGACCCCGGCGGGACCGTGACGATGGAAGTCACGCACAAGGGCGAAACGAAGGTGATCGAGGTCGGCCGCGACCAGCTCGACGGGATGGGCGGCGTGGGCCTCCTCGGCGGGACGCCGGACGGTAACGTCGAGACGCAGACCAACCGACCGGACGAGACGGACCGGTCCGGCGGCGGGTCGGTCACCGGGGAGACGGTCGGAAACGGGACGGCGAGCGAGAGAAGCCGCGACGACGCCGCCGAGTCGACCGGCGGGGGCGGGAGCGCGGGCGGCCGGTCGCCGACCCCCACCGGCGGCGTTCCCGGCACCGGACCCGGGTCCGCCGGCGTCAGCGACGGCGGGAGCAACCCGACCGCGATCAGATCGCCGCTCGACGACGCGCAAGCGGCTGGACCCGACGGCCCCGACGCCGCGCCGTCACAGCCCGGATCGGCGGGCGGGGCGTCGCCGCGCGACGGCCCCGGTGACACCTACTGCGGGAACTGCGCGCAGTTCGACTACGTCCGCACGGACCACGGCATGCAGCCGTACTGCGGACACTACGACGAACTGATGGACGACATGGACGCGTGCGACGAGTGGACTCCTCGGTAGGGGGCATCGCCCGGAGCGGCCCGGCAAGATCGGGGTCACCGTTCAGGTGGGTTCCGCCGAGGGCAACTGCGACTCGGCGACCGCGAACGCGAGCGTGCTCAACACGGCCGTGAGCGTGCCCGCAGCGAGCGCCATGGCGAGGTCCGACAGCGTGAGCGCGGTCACGCCCGGGGCGGCGGGGAGGAAGAACCCCGAGACGGCGTACAACACGACTGCGATAGACAGGACGTAAAAGGGCGCGTTGAGGTAGCGCCACCGGAAGCGGCCGGCGAGGTACTCGTCCGTGATCTGACCGAGGCTGGAGGTGACGCCGGCGACCGCGAGCCACTGTACGAACCCGTGGACGAACGCGGCCACGTCGACGCCGACGGACGTCTGACCGCCGCGAGCCGCCGTGACGGCGTCGATGGTGTCGAATCCCTGAACGCCGCCGATGACGATCAGCGCGAGGGCGACGACGTAGGTCACGAGCGTCACTCGCCCGGTGTAGAGGACGTTTCGGACGGTCGAGGCGGTCCGATCCACCGAGTCTTCGAGGCCGAGCCCGCGGAACAGCGAGTAGAGGCCGACGACGCCGGATAAGATTCCGAGCACCGCCGCGCCGGCGACGTCGAATAAGTTCGCGACGACGACGAGCGGATAGATCAACAGGAGGACGCCGAGCGGGACCAGTATCGTGCCGCGGGTCTCGGGGTCGGCGAGGACTTGTTTGATAGTGTAGTAGAGCGATTCGAGGTCTTGGGCCTGCCGAACGACGACGCGACGCATCCCGTCTATCGGCATCCGGGACCGGATCACGGGGAGCACCGACTCGTCTTGTGCGCCGTCGGTGATGACGACCGCGGACACCTCCTCGCCGGTCGACAGCTCCGCGAGCACCCGGTCGACCTCCTGACCGACCGCGCGGTTGGCCTTCACGTCCGAGCCGTCGACGCCGGTGACCGCGGCGACCTCGACGGTCTCGCCCGCGCCCGCGAGTTCGTCGTAGACGTTCACGCCCTGAAACAGGACGTTCACGTCGGAGTCCTCCGGGTCGGCGGTCGCGAGCGCGACTGCGCCCTCCGTGACCTCG is a genomic window containing:
- a CDS encoding phosphotransacetylase family protein, with product MTDTPTTLVTATGEHVGKTAITVALARLAADRDRSVGYMKPKGTRLQSNVGKTLDQDPMLAREVLGLDAEMHQMEPVVYSPTFVEGAIRGTEDPDALRDRIREEYEALAADRDHMFVEGGGSWTTGGVVDLTDVDVADLFDARVVLAAEYASPNDLDEVLAAADAFGDRLAGVVFNKVSDDAFDSLDQDGIPFLESKGITVFGAIPHEKELAGVTVGELADELGAELLTDAPTDAFVERFLVGAMGGDEALRYFRRARDAAVITGGDRADVQTAALDASGVACLVLTGGHRPSGAVLGKAADAGTPVLAVNTDTVTTIDRAEGIVRGGRTRDARTVERMAALLDAHVDVDGLL
- a CDS encoding DUF373 family protein, producing MLLVLCVDLDDDLGRKTGIPTPVVGVDEVTEGAVALATADPEDSDVNVLFQGVNVYDELAGAGETVEVAAVTGVDGSDVKANRAVGQEVDRVLAELSTGEEVSAVVITDGAQDESVLPVIRSRMPIDGMRRVVVRQAQDLESLYYTIKQVLADPETRGTILVPLGVLLLIYPLVVVANLFDVAGAAVLGILSGVVGLYSLFRGLGLEDSVDRTASTVRNVLYTGRVTLVTYVVALALIVIGGVQGFDTIDAVTAARGGQTSVGVDVAAFVHGFVQWLAVAGVTSSLGQITDEYLAGRFRWRYLNAPFYVLSIAVVLYAVSGFFLPAAPGVTALTLSDLAMALAAGTLTAVLSTLAFAVAESQLPSAEPT